One window from the genome of Tachysurus vachellii isolate PV-2020 chromosome 5, HZAU_Pvac_v1, whole genome shotgun sequence encodes:
- the fmnl1b gene encoding formin-like protein 1 isoform X6 gives MNLPPDKMKLLHQYNSEKKWELVCDQERFQVKNPPSAYVQKLKSFLEQGGSRKFKRCVQEATQVLRDLEISLRTNHIGWAQEFLNEENKGLDVLVEYLSFAQRAVPYDLDCMDNGSFEEKSAEDGTLSATNSPTHNSSNTNRSYAARLNSFHSRKALSNSRLLSQKDHLHLCIMCLRAIMNYQSGFNQVMSHPNCVNEITLSLNNNNARTKALVLELLAAVCFVRGGHDIILSAFNNFKEVCGEKSRFEKLMVYFRNEDGNIDFMVACMQFINIVVHSVENMNFRVHLQSEFTQLGLDDYLETLKVSESERLQVQVHAYLDNLFDVGALLEDAETKNSLLEHLEELQQNNTELSRRLQECENEAMEKVSNLERQLIHTTKEVELLKESLRESCNQISTLQQREREREMARELERERERDRERLSRVLEQKVQSLVEQGLIQIQRSESGSVELNVLNKASNTQLCHAGEVVGEIIETNVPVSASCAQSQPSPPTLPPLPIPAPPPPPPPPPAPPLNTLRTGMRDKKPIQTKYRMPLFNWQTLKDEQVAGTVFIELDDENVLSELDMDTFEELFKTKAQSPSSNFSTLKTKAARKSSSKISLLEPNRAKNLAITLRKGGMDANQICTAIEMYNLKALSLDFLEQLERFIPSDYELKLIQNYELDGRPVLELSEEDRFMARFGKIPRLCQRISTLTFMGNFSESVQLLQPQLNAIIAASMSIKSSGKLKKILELILAFGNYMNSGKRGTVYGFRLQSLDQLLDTKSTDRRQTLLHFLVSIIQEKYPHLHTFHTELHFMDKAAMVSLDSILLDVRALEKGMEVTQKEFEEQKDNSILKDFLSNNSSLMDAVVKDAKTAQEVYESVVEYFGENPKTTPPSMFFLIFIRFIKAYKTAEQENQQRKRDRVVGGDPSKGAAMLKDEKIGSKVPTMPRLVQVDLIAELKRRQVSPLMREGEDGTIEDIITGLRSQPYIRADGARLSYKWKPAQKLQVSSDISL, from the exons GTGGGCTCAAGAATTTCTCAATGAGGAGAACAAGGGTTTAGACGTTCTAGTCGAGTACCTTTCCTTCGCCCAGCGCGCCGTGCC GTACGACCTGGACTGCATGGATAATGGGAGCTTTGAAGAGAAATCGGCAGAAGATGGGACTTTGAGTGCCACGAACTCCCCCACCCACAATTCCTCGAACACCAACCGTTCTTATGCAGCACG ATTGAACTCTTTCCACAGCAGGAAAGCTCTGAGCAACTCGCGCCTGCTCAGTCAGAAAGACCACCTGCATCTCTGCATCATGTGTCTACGGGCCATCATGAACTATCAG TCAGGGTTTAATCAGGTGATGAGCCATCCAAACTGTGTCAATGAGATCACACTGAGCCTCAACAACAATAATGCCAG AACTAAAGCCTTGGTTCTGGAGCTGTTGGCCGCCGTGTGTTTCGTCCGAGGAGGTCACGACATCATCCTCTCCGCTTTCAACAACTTTAAAGAG gtgtgtggaGAAAAGAGCCGCTTCGAAAAGCTGATGGTCTATTTCCGTAACGAGGACGGTAACATCGACTTCATG GTGGCGTGCATGCAGTTTATCAATATTGTGGTGCATTCTGTAGAAAACATGAACTTCAGAGTTCACCTGCAGTCAGAGTTTACACAGCTAGGACTGGACGATTACCTGGAg acattaaaagtgagtgagagtgagagattacaGGTCCAGGTCCACGCGTACCTGGATAACTTGTTTGATGTTGGAGCCTTGCTGGAGGACGCAGAGACCAAAAACAGTTTACTGGAGCATTTAGAGGAACTCCAGCAGAATAacactgag ttaaGCAGGAGGCTGCAGGAGTGTGAGAATGAAGCAATGGAGAAAGTGTCAAACCTGGAGCGACAGCTCATCCACACTACTAAGGAGGTGGAGCTCCTGAAG gaGAGCCTCCGTGAATCGTGCAATCAAATCTCCACCCTGCAGCAGCGAGAGCGTGAACGAGAGATGGCCAGAGAgctggagagggagagagagagggaccgAGAGCGCTTATCGAGAGTGCTTGAGCAGAAGGTCCAGTCCCTGGTGGAGCAGGGGCTCATCCAGATACAGCGCTCCGAGTCTGGATCTGTGGAACTGAACGTCCTGAACAAGGCCTCAAATACACAGCTATGTCACGcaggtgaag tcgtAGGTGAGATTATTGAAACAAACGTTCCCGTAAGTGCTTCCTGTGCACAGTCTCAACCTTCACCTCCAACTCTACCCCCACTGCCAATCCCTGCTCCTCCcccaccacctcctcctccacctgctccacCTCTGAACACCTTAAGAACAG GTATGAGGGATAAGAAACCGATCCAGACAAAATATCGCATGCCGCTTTTTAACTGGCAGACGTTAAAGGACGAGCAGGTCGCTGGAACCGTCTTCATCGAGCTGGATGACGAAAACGTTTTATCA GAGCTGGACATGGACACTTTCGAGGAGCTCTTCAAGACCAAAGCTCAGTCTCCTTCCTCCAACTTCAGCACCCTGAAAACAAAAGCCGCACGAAAGTCATCTAGTAAAATCTCCCTGCTGGAGCCAAACCGAGCCAAAAACCTGGCAATCACTCTGCGCAAAGGAGGCATGGACGCCAACCAGATCTGCACCGCCATTGAGAT gtataATCTGAAGGCATTAAGTCTGGATTTTCTGGAGCAGTTGGAGCGTTTCATCCCGTCCGACTACGAGCTGAAGTTGATCCAGAATTACGAGCTTGATGGCCGCCCCGTGCTGGAGCTCTCTGAGGAAGACCGCTTCATGGCCCGGTTTGGAAAAATCCCACGACTCTGTCAGCGAATCAGCACACTCACCTTCATGGGGAACTTCAGCGAGAGCGTTCAGCTCCTGCAGCCA caACTGAATGCCATCATTGCTGCGTCCATGTCCATTAAATCCTCCGGCAAACTGAAGAAGATTCTGGAG CTCATTCTTGCATTCGGGAACTACATGAATAGTGGGAAGAGGGGCACAGTTTACGGCTTCCGCCTCCAGAGTCTCGATCAG CTGCTGGACACAAAGTCGACAGATCGCAGACAGACGCTGCTGCACTTCCTCGTCAGCATCATACAGGAGAAATATCCACATCTACATACCTTTCATACTGAGCTGCACTTCATGGACAAAGCAGCAATGG TCTCACTGGACAGCATTTTATTAGACGTTCGTGCACTCGAGAAAGGAATGGAAGTGACTCAGAAGGAGTTTGAGGAACAGAAAGACAATTCGATCCTGAAGGACTTCCTGTCCAACAACAGCAGTCTGATGGATGCCGTGGTTAAAGACGCAAAAACCGCCCAG gaGGTGTATGAATCAGTGGTGGAGTATTTTGGGGAAAATCCCAAAACCACTCCCCCTTCTATGTTCTTCCTCATATTCATTAGGTTCATTAAAGCTTATAAG ACGGCTGAACAGGAGAACcagcagaggaagagagacagagtcgtCGGAGGCGACCCGAGCAAAGGAGCGGCCATGCTGAAGGATGAGAAAATTGGAAGCAAG GTGCCCACAATGCCGCGCTTGGTGCAGGTTGACCTGATAGCGGAGTTGAAGCGAAGACAGGTGTCCCCTCTGATGCGTGAGGGTGAGGACGGCACCATTGAGGACATCATCACAG gtctGAGAAGTCAGCCCTACATAAGAGCTGATGGAGCAAGACTCAGCTACAAATGGAAACCAGCACAGAAGCTACAAGTGTCTTCAGATatctctctttaa